Proteins encoded within one genomic window of Lampris incognitus isolate fLamInc1 chromosome 1, fLamInc1.hap2, whole genome shotgun sequence:
- the paip1 gene encoding polyadenylate-binding protein-interacting protein 1, translating into MSEHFDRAPGAGRARVQPASPGLFGAGDADASGRLFSEREPLRQPRTSPPLADSISSVNDLVVGGDTRRQTKPQQIACGNSAAVPKGCNVETLAKSSTLSANAPEFVPSGIYVDPTFYDGSENYYGEETLADLVADFLYQLSSSPGSFDSDVEHISYTLNSWVTTEALLQELVELIFTQSTAIPNFSYTGARLCNYLSHHLTICPTRGNFRQLLLERCQTEFKKKDAAVTGDQETQKSFHSFVLFLGELYLNLEVKRGKRPPTRADILLGALKDLLNCLLSHPVDANLICAVKLLKLTGCVLEDTWKESGKSDMKELIQRIENVVLDASCSRDVKQMLLKLVELRSSNWGRVHAAAATSNATPDNDPNYFMNEPTFYTVDGTPFTAADPEYSEKYQEILDREDYFPDFYEENGNDSFFLEEEMDPEIEEAFEDFCLEAEKKRGQ; encoded by the exons ATGAGCGAGCACTTCGACCGAGCTCCGGGCGCCGGGAGAGCCCGTGTGCAGCCGGCGAGCCCCGGCCTGTTCGGCGCCGGGGACGCAGACGCCAGCGGCCGGCTGTTCAGCGAGAGAGAGCCGCTGAGGCAGCCGAGGACATCGCCGCCTTTAGCCGACAGCATTAGCTCTGTTAACGACCTGGTCGTCGGAGGAG ACACTAGAAGACAGACTAAACCCCAACAAATTGCATGCGGCAACAGCGCTGCTGTACCGAAAGGGTGTAATGTGGAGACCCTGGCCAAGTCGTCTACACTTTCAGCCAACGCTCCAGAATTTGTCCCCTCGGGAATTTACGTG GACCCGACATTCTACGACGGCAGTGAAAACTATTACGGTGAGGAAACACTGGCTGACTTGGTCGCAGACTTCCTTTACCAACTGAGCTCCTCACCGGGCTCCTTTGATTCAGATGTTGAACACATTAGCTACACGCTCAATTCCTGGGTAACTACCGAAGCCCTGCTGCAAGAGCTGGTTGAGCTGATCTTCACACAG TCCACTGCTATTCCCAACTTCTCTTACACGGGTGCCAGACTCTGTAACTACCTGTCTCATCATCTTACCATCTGTCCAACGAGGGGCAACTTCCGTCAGCTGCTCCTGGAAAG GTGTCAGACGGAGTTTAAGAAGAAGGATGCAGCTGTGACAGGAGATCAGGAAACTCAGAAGTCATTTCACTCGTTTGTGCTCTTCCTGGGAGAACTCTATCTTAACCTGGAG GTGAAAAGAGGGAAAAGGCCCCCGACACGAGCTGACATCCTCCTAGGAGCACTGAAAGACCTGTTGAACTGTCTCCTCTCCCACCCAGTGGATGCAAACCTCATCTGTGCAGTAAAACTTCTGAAG TTGACAGGCTGTGTCCTGGAGGACACATGGAAAGAAAGTGGTAAATCAGATATGAAAGAGCTGATTCAGAGAATAGAAAACGTTGTGCTGGATGCCTCCTGCAGCAG GGATGTAAAGCAGATGCTATTAAAACTCGTGGAGTTGAGATCCAGCAACTGGGGCCGGGTCCATGCTGCCGCTGCAACCAGTAACGCCACGCCAGACAACGACCCCAACTATTTCATG AATGAGCCCACGTTCTACACGGTGGACGGGACTCCCTTCACGGCAGCAGATCCAG AATATTCTGAGAAATACCAAGAAATCCTGGACAGAGAGGATTATTTCCCCGATTTTTACGAGGAAAATGGGAACGACTC GTTCTTCTTGGAAGAAGAGATGGACCCCGAGATCGAAGAAGCGTTTGAGGATTTCTGCTTGGAGGCGGAGAAAAAACGAGGACAATGA
- the fgf10b gene encoding fibroblast growth factor 10b — protein sequence MSRWAAGGSKAAAASSRSWDELGDLRGSRSHPGTRPPSSISRLSLPLLLLLAVVVLSVSLPGAVCSRRRDRLKLVVAGQAHGGLFNVSGTGPVDRPGVTAAAAPTGGPPDRPGGPQGRHVRSYNHLQGDIRRRKLFSFQKFFLRIDKNGIVNGTKNKDDPLSILEITSVDVGVVAIKGLSSNYYLAISRKGELYGAREFGVDCTLKERIEENGYNTYASAEWRNKKRQMFVGLNVHGRPLRGKRTRRKNTSTHFLPIMV from the exons ATGAGCAGATGGGCTGCTGGTGGGAGTAAGGCTGCCGCTGCCTCATCACGCTCCTGGGATGAGTTAGGGGACCTTCGTGGTTCCAGGTCCCACCCTGGGACGAGGCCACCGTCCTCCATCTCTCGCCTatctctacccctcctcctcctcctcgctgtgGTGGTCCTCTCCGTCTCCTTGCCCGGGGCCGTCTGCAGCCGCCGCAGAGACAGACTGAAGCTCGTTGTCGCCGGGCAAGCCCACGGGGGTCTGTTCAACGTTTCCGGGACTGGACCGGTGGATAGGCCCGGGGTCACCGCCGCCGCTGCTCCCACTGGGGGTCCTCCGGATCGACCCGGGGGGCCGCAGGGCCGACATGTGCGTAGCTACAATCACCTCCAAGGGGACATACGGAGGCGTAAGCTGTTCTCTTTCCAGAAGTTTTTCCTGAGGATTGATAAGAACGGAATAGTCAATGGGACAAAGAACAAGGACGACCCCCTCA GCATCCTGGAAATCACATCAGTGGACGTGGGGGTGGTGGCCATTAAAGGGCTGAGCAGCAACTACTATCTGGCTATCAGCAGGAAGGGAGAGCTGTATGGAGCG AGGGAGTTCGGCGTCGACTGCACCCTGAAGGAGCGCATCGAGGAGAATGGGTACAACACGTACGCGTCGGCCGAGTGGAGGAACAAGAAGAGACAAATGTTTGTGGGTCTCAATGTCCACGGCAGGCCGCTGAGAGGAAAGAGAACCCGCCGGAAGAACACATCCACCCACTTCCTACCGATAATGGTGTGA